A genomic segment from [Flavobacterium] thermophilum encodes:
- a CDS encoding Bacterial protein YqhG of uncharacterised function: MQQHEIRRFVERYFAANGCTLLEANDDYMTVQLTPEMDKELMNRPFYWHYIERTGGVPQPMQLTLITRPSERTEKLKGDRLHFGAPRLHQLFRSAQKRGSFIRLYEEPDAPLASHAALHPWLGMNVVISYECDRKKDAIVSLGLHLISGTIIESFQERLRARRLTPKIPDYCFTISPLIKPPSGIARLEQYIRGRIAADDHAWAEEARRRWADDLALLDEFYKETEEKPECYYIEKEALEKQYKPRITVSVINGGLFYLLPRTS; encoded by the coding sequence ATGCAGCAACATGAAATCCGTCGTTTTGTGGAGCGTTATTTTGCCGCCAACGGGTGCACGTTGTTGGAAGCGAATGACGACTATATGACGGTCCAGCTGACGCCAGAAATGGATAAAGAGCTGATGAACCGGCCGTTTTACTGGCATTACATCGAACGGACGGGCGGCGTCCCGCAGCCGATGCAGCTCACGCTGATTACCCGCCCGAGCGAACGGACGGAAAAGCTGAAAGGCGACCGGCTTCATTTCGGGGCGCCGCGGCTGCACCAGCTGTTCCGCTCGGCGCAAAAACGCGGCAGCTTCATTCGTTTGTACGAAGAGCCGGACGCCCCGCTCGCCAGCCATGCCGCCCTTCATCCATGGCTTGGGATGAACGTTGTCATTTCCTACGAATGCGACCGAAAAAAAGATGCCATCGTCTCTCTCGGCCTTCATCTCATCAGCGGCACGATCATCGAATCGTTCCAGGAGCGGCTCCGCGCGCGCCGGCTGACGCCGAAAATCCCGGACTATTGTTTTACAATTTCGCCGCTCATTAAGCCGCCAAGCGGCATCGCCCGCCTCGAGCAATATATCCGCGGCCGCATTGCCGCCGACGATCATGCATGGGCCGAGGAAGCGCGCCGGCGCTGGGCCGACGATTTAGCTTTGCTTGATGAGTTTTACAAAGAGACGGAAGAAAAGCCGGAGTGTTATTATATCGAGAAAGAAGCGCTTGAAAAACAGTACAAGCCGCGCATCACCGTTTCCGTCATTAACGGCGGGCTGTTTTACTTGCTGCCTCGCACATCGTGA
- a CDS encoding Tfp pilus assembly protein FimT, whose protein sequence is MARNGGFTLLEMLIVFSVVLVLAALAVPTLGSAVRHQEEMYMLAVLRADLYGAQQHAIAHRRKVSVFFSNGRGEYRAVEGGSGRTVVVRSLPAPWRFQLSTLRNPLIFTDNGNIEQAGTVWVKSGRGSYKVTFLLGKGRFYVQKM, encoded by the coding sequence GTGGCTCGTAACGGCGGATTTACGCTGCTTGAGATGCTGATCGTTTTCTCGGTGGTGCTGGTGCTTGCCGCGCTGGCTGTTCCGACGCTTGGCAGCGCTGTGCGCCATCAAGAGGAGATGTATATGCTGGCTGTGCTGCGCGCGGATTTGTATGGCGCGCAGCAGCACGCCATCGCCCATCGGAGGAAGGTGTCCGTCTTTTTCAGCAATGGACGCGGTGAGTATAGGGCGGTCGAAGGAGGAAGCGGCCGGACGGTCGTCGTCCGCTCGCTTCCTGCGCCTTGGCGGTTTCAGCTCAGCACGCTCCGTAATCCGCTCATCTTTACCGATAATGGCAATATCGAGCAAGCGGGAACTGTTTGGGTGAAAAGCGGCCGGGGCAGCTACAAGGTGACGTTTTTGCTCGGGAAGGGGCGGTTTTATGTGCAAAAAATGTAG
- the comGC gene encoding ComG operon protein 3 precursor, giving the protein MNQKGFTLIEMLIVLMVISVLLLIAIPNIAKHNSMINEKGCEAFLNTVQAQVKAYEMEHNKIPTVQELLAGRYIKSDKCPNGHAIQISANGDVSESGS; this is encoded by the coding sequence GTGAACCAAAAAGGGTTTACGCTCATTGAAATGTTGATCGTCCTGATGGTCATTTCCGTGCTGCTGCTCATTGCGATTCCGAACATTGCGAAACATAACAGCATGATTAACGAAAAAGGGTGCGAAGCGTTTCTGAACACCGTGCAGGCGCAAGTGAAGGCATACGAGATGGAACATAACAAAATTCCGACGGTGCAGGAATTGCTCGCTGGCCGCTATATCAAGTCGGACAAATGTCCGAACGGTCATGCCATCCAAATCAGCGCGAACGGCGATGTGAGTGAAAGTGGCTCGTAA
- a CDS encoding type IV pilin biogenesis protein has protein sequence MKRKMWPLAEQALFFTRLGRLLERGYPLGQALEFLAIQAPTHRRMEVERCLQQLRAGLPLFAAVEALSVDRMAVNLLFFAERHGDLPRGMAETGEALAQKARFYEQLHRFSRYPLFLLSLLIIMLVLMEWWLLPQFERAAAAFSPQRGHTAWLLAVVAHAPMAMVAIAVLAVFSGLFYTAYFRRWPVSRKLQFALRIPGLASFLRLFLTCLTARQLGRLLQAGLSVYDALGVFSEPSSWPFLQMEGRRLRHGLMKGMALDRLIGAARYYEQELALVIRHGQSNGELGKELEHYSEFLLQMIEKRAEAALKLVQPLLLSVVGALIVGMYLAILLPMFSMLNSL, from the coding sequence ATGAAACGCAAAATGTGGCCGCTCGCTGAACAGGCGTTGTTTTTCACTCGGCTCGGCCGGTTGCTCGAGCGCGGTTACCCCCTTGGGCAAGCGCTTGAGTTTTTGGCCATTCAGGCTCCCACACACCGCCGGATGGAAGTGGAACGCTGTCTGCAGCAGCTGCGCGCCGGGCTGCCGCTGTTTGCGGCTGTCGAAGCGCTGTCGGTCGACCGCATGGCGGTTAACCTTCTCTTTTTTGCCGAACGGCATGGCGATTTACCGCGCGGCATGGCAGAGACAGGGGAAGCGCTGGCGCAAAAAGCACGCTTCTACGAGCAGCTTCACCGCTTCAGCCGCTATCCGCTGTTCCTTCTTTCTTTGCTCATCATCATGCTCGTCTTGATGGAATGGTGGCTGCTGCCGCAGTTTGAACGGGCGGCGGCGGCGTTTTCTCCACAACGCGGGCACACCGCTTGGCTGCTTGCGGTGGTCGCCCATGCCCCTATGGCGATGGTGGCCATCGCCGTCTTGGCGGTGTTCTCCGGGCTGTTTTACACCGCTTATTTCCGCCGCTGGCCGGTCTCCCGAAAACTTCAATTCGCCTTGCGAATTCCAGGGCTTGCTTCGTTTCTGAGACTGTTCCTCACCTGCCTGACTGCCCGACAGCTCGGGCGCTTGCTGCAGGCCGGGTTGTCGGTTTATGATGCGCTCGGCGTGTTCAGCGAGCCGTCGTCCTGGCCATTTTTGCAAATGGAAGGCCGGCGCCTTCGCCACGGGTTGATGAAAGGGATGGCGCTTGACAGATTAATCGGCGCCGCCCGCTATTACGAACAAGAGCTGGCGCTTGTCATCCGCCACGGCCAGTCGAACGGCGAGCTTGGCAAAGAACTTGAACATTACAGCGAGTTTTTGCTGCAGATGATCGAAAAACGGGCCGAGGCTGCGCTGAAGCTCGTGCAGCCGCTTTTGCTGTCGGTTGTCGGGGCGCTGATTGTCGGCATGTATTTGGCCATTTTGCTGCCAATGTTTTCGATGTTGAACAGCTTGTAA
- the epsE gene encoding Type II traffic warden ATPase: protein MLNEIEQTANRLLAEAVQRRASDLHLVPRRRDAAVRLRLDGMLVDVGVLSKETAERLIAHFKFLAGMDIGERRRPQSGAMEVAEFGETVYLRLSTLPTLYDESLVIRLLPQRFSLPLRELSLFFRSTARLFSFMQHPQGLVLLTGPTGSGKTTTLYTLLDLCQAERQRNIITLEDPIEKQNERLLQVQINEKAGITYAAGLKAALRHDPDVLMVGEIRDHDTAAIAIRSALSGHLVVSTMHAADAVGAVYRLHEFGIPLGDLAETLLAVSAQRLVELCCPLCGDDCHPSCGRLGRRRRTAVYELLCGSALEDVIRSLSNGRGKPKRSYMTLARLIRKGIALGYLPVRMLELVGGGER from the coding sequence GTGCTGAACGAGATCGAACAAACGGCAAACCGCCTTCTCGCCGAAGCGGTGCAGCGCCGCGCCTCGGATCTTCACCTCGTTCCGCGCCGCCGCGATGCCGCTGTTCGTCTTCGGCTTGATGGCATGCTTGTCGACGTTGGCGTGCTTTCGAAGGAAACGGCGGAACGTCTCATCGCCCACTTTAAATTTTTAGCCGGCATGGACATCGGGGAACGACGCCGTCCGCAAAGCGGCGCCATGGAAGTGGCTGAGTTTGGGGAAACGGTGTATTTGCGTTTATCGACATTGCCGACGCTCTACGATGAAAGCCTCGTCATTCGGCTTCTGCCGCAGCGCTTCTCTCTGCCGCTTCGCGAACTATCTTTATTCTTCCGCTCCACCGCACGATTATTTTCCTTCATGCAGCATCCGCAAGGGCTTGTGCTGTTGACCGGCCCGACGGGGTCGGGAAAAACGACGACCCTCTACACCCTTCTTGATCTTTGCCAAGCTGAAAGGCAACGCAACATCATCACGCTTGAAGATCCGATCGAAAAACAGAACGAACGATTGTTGCAAGTGCAAATCAATGAAAAAGCAGGCATCACATACGCCGCCGGGTTAAAAGCGGCGCTGCGCCATGACCCGGATGTGTTGATGGTCGGCGAGATCCGCGATCATGATACGGCGGCCATTGCCATCCGTTCAGCGTTGAGCGGCCATTTGGTCGTCTCGACGATGCACGCCGCCGATGCAGTCGGCGCCGTCTACCGGCTGCATGAATTCGGCATTCCGCTCGGCGATTTGGCCGAGACGCTGCTTGCCGTCTCTGCCCAGCGGCTTGTCGAGCTGTGCTGCCCGCTGTGCGGCGACGATTGCCATCCATCGTGCGGCCGTCTTGGACGACGCCGGCGCACGGCTGTTTATGAGTTGCTTTGCGGTTCAGCGCTGGAGGACGTGATTCGTTCCCTCTCCAATGGGAGAGGGAAGCCAAAGCGCTCTTATATGACGCTGGCGCGCTTGATCCGCAAGGGGATTGCGCTCGGCTACCTGCCCGTTCGCATGCTTGAGCTCGTCGGAGGGGGAGAAAGATGA
- a CDS encoding iron-sulfur cluster biosynthesis transcriptional regulator SufR: MEQTLKITSVLSDPTRFHIYEYMAKVHREVSVQEIAEKFHIHPNVARLHLTKLEDVRMVVSDTQKTGKGGRPSRLYRLSDEVIGLYFPFRDYQLLARIAIQTMAKLGPIGSEALRETGKRFGRELIASRLPHNGTASALTMADKIAIMEEAAEAAGFLPQLHYDEEKGVLYLDIFNCPFKEIAAQAPDTVCGMHHAFLEGMVETLFAGAEVTETENMMEGSHRCAYRTIIRP; this comes from the coding sequence ATGGAACAAACGCTGAAAATCACAAGCGTATTGTCTGACCCGACAAGATTTCATATTTATGAATATATGGCAAAAGTGCATCGCGAAGTTTCTGTTCAAGAAATCGCAGAAAAATTTCATATCCATCCAAACGTTGCCCGCTTGCATTTAACGAAGCTTGAAGACGTTCGCATGGTCGTATCGGATACGCAAAAAACGGGAAAAGGCGGGCGGCCGAGCCGGCTGTACCGCCTGTCCGACGAAGTGATCGGGCTGTATTTTCCGTTCCGCGATTATCAACTCCTCGCCCGCATCGCCATTCAAACGATGGCCAAACTCGGTCCCATTGGAAGCGAGGCGTTGCGTGAAACAGGAAAGCGGTTCGGCCGTGAGCTCATCGCCAGCCGTTTGCCGCATAACGGCACAGCGAGCGCGCTCACCATGGCGGACAAAATCGCCATAATGGAAGAGGCGGCCGAAGCGGCTGGATTTTTGCCGCAATTGCACTATGATGAAGAAAAAGGAGTGCTATACCTCGATATTTTCAACTGCCCGTTCAAAGAAATCGCCGCGCAAGCACCTGATACCGTCTGCGGCATGCACCACGCTTTTTTGGAGGGAATGGTCGAGACGCTGTTTGCCGGTGCTGAAGTAACGGAAACGGAAAATATGATGGAAGGCAGCCACCGCTGCGCCTACCGCACCATCATCCGTCCGTGA
- a CDS encoding Protein of uncharacterised function (DUF2626) — MDRMFRVLAFWTGIFAVMFYLGHMHTTSLIFFGQTVFFLFVGFLKLTERMYIYIFGAYLTIFFAAFTYWTTFMMVPGMGE; from the coding sequence ATGGATCGCATGTTCCGCGTCTTGGCTTTTTGGACTGGCATTTTTGCCGTCATGTTTTATCTTGGCCATATGCATACGACCTCGCTCATCTTCTTTGGCCAAACCGTGTTTTTCCTTTTCGTCGGCTTTTTGAAACTGACCGAGCGAATGTACATTTACATTTTCGGGGCATATTTGACGATTTTCTTCGCGGCATTTACGTATTGGACGACTTTTATGATGGTGCCCGGCATGGGTGAATGA
- a CDS encoding Uncharacterized ACR, COG1565 gives MGQLYEQIAAAPGGRVSYADYMNMALYDAQAGYYMRERTKIGRKGDFITNSSFAAVFGKALASFFIRIVERGGLPPAICEWGGGDGRLALAILEEWEKKSPDTYRELSYTIIDQSLFHRQRQRETLRAAADKVEQYDNVSRWLAERGPFSGIVFSNEFFDALPIHVIAKEQGILYECFVAARDGRLVEEKEPLCNLDIARYLAERGLSLAEGQRLEVPLAARSFWLDIGPQFRQAVMVTIDYGYTDEQLRAPARRHGSLRGYFRHRLVPDPLHRPGEMDLTAHVQWDAIRLYARQTGWEEVAFLRQDRFLLAAGLLDEWAVSKSAELFAPPSREDRMLRALVADDGISRFFDVLIGQKGVKLPIPDIWAAPEFLP, from the coding sequence ATGGGACAACTGTACGAACAAATTGCCGCGGCGCCGGGAGGGCGTGTGTCATACGCCGATTATATGAACATGGCGCTTTATGACGCACAGGCGGGCTATTATATGCGCGAGCGGACGAAAATCGGCAGGAAGGGAGATTTCATTACGAACAGCTCGTTCGCTGCCGTATTCGGAAAAGCGCTTGCTTCGTTTTTCATTCGGATTGTTGAGCGGGGCGGCCTGCCGCCGGCGATTTGCGAGTGGGGGGGCGGGGATGGACGTTTGGCGCTGGCGATATTGGAAGAATGGGAGAAAAAAAGCCCTGATACATACCGTGAGTTGTCGTATACGATCATCGATCAAAGCCTGTTCCACCGTCAAAGGCAGCGGGAAACGCTTCGCGCGGCTGCCGATAAAGTGGAGCAATATGACAACGTCTCCCGCTGGCTCGCCGAGCGTGGGCCGTTTTCTGGGATCGTATTCAGCAATGAATTTTTTGACGCACTCCCGATTCATGTGATTGCAAAGGAACAAGGGATTCTTTATGAATGTTTCGTCGCCGCCCGTGACGGCCGGCTCGTCGAGGAAAAGGAGCCGCTTTGCAATTTGGATATTGCTCGCTACTTGGCTGAGCGCGGCCTCTCGCTTGCCGAAGGGCAGCGCTTGGAAGTGCCGCTCGCGGCAAGATCATTTTGGCTTGACATCGGGCCGCAGTTTCGCCAGGCGGTGATGGTGACGATTGATTATGGTTATACGGACGAACAGCTGCGGGCGCCGGCGCGGCGGCACGGCAGCTTGCGGGGTTATTTCCGCCATCGGCTCGTCCCCGACCCGCTTCACCGTCCTGGGGAGATGGATTTGACGGCCCATGTACAATGGGATGCCATCCGCTTGTACGCCCGGCAGACCGGGTGGGAGGAGGTGGCGTTTCTCCGCCAAGATCGGTTTTTGCTTGCTGCCGGTCTCTTGGACGAATGGGCAGTTTCCAAAAGCGCGGAGTTGTTTGCCCCGCCGAGCCGGGAAGACCGGATGCTTCGCGCGTTGGTCGCCGATGACGGCATCAGCCGTTTTTTCGATGTGCTCATCGGACAAAAAGGCGTGAAGCTTCCCATCCCGGACATTTGGGCGGCGCCGGAATTTTTGCCATAA
- a CDS encoding hydroxyacylglutathione hydrolase codes for MEWTRIPVGPIQANAYLLSAADGACVIIDPGAEGATIVRRIEEKKLTPLAILLTHAHFDHIGGISDVLARWDIPVYVHENEKSWLQDPALNGSLYFGGPVVVRCEPTCLTGRTTLTIGSFVFDVRETPGHSPGSVSYYCEAAQLVFSGDALFAGSIGRTDLPGGNHQQLLASIHRELLTLPEETLVLSGHGPETTIGMEMDTNPFLHGFS; via the coding sequence ATGGAATGGACGCGCATTCCTGTCGGCCCGATTCAGGCGAACGCCTACTTGTTGTCGGCCGCGGACGGTGCATGTGTCATCATTGACCCTGGAGCGGAAGGAGCAACGATCGTGCGCCGAATTGAAGAAAAGAAATTGACCCCGCTGGCGATTTTGCTGACGCATGCCCATTTTGACCATATCGGCGGCATTTCTGATGTGCTCGCCCGCTGGGATATTCCCGTGTATGTGCATGAAAACGAAAAATCATGGCTGCAAGATCCGGCGCTCAACGGTTCGCTTTATTTCGGCGGCCCGGTCGTTGTCCGTTGCGAGCCGACATGCCTTACAGGGCGGACGACGTTGACGATCGGTTCGTTTGTGTTTGACGTGCGGGAAACGCCTGGCCATTCGCCGGGCAGCGTCTCGTATTACTGTGAAGCCGCGCAGCTCGTATTTTCAGGCGATGCGCTGTTTGCCGGAAGCATCGGGCGCACCGATTTGCCGGGCGGCAACCACCAGCAGCTGTTGGCAAGCATTCACCGCGAGCTGTTGACGCTGCCTGAAGAGACGTTGGTTTTGTCCGGGCATGGACCGGAGACGACGATCGGTATGGAAATGGACACCAATCCATTTTTGCACGGGTTTTCTTGA
- a CDS encoding Protein of uncharacterised function (DUF2759) — MGTVIIFALVTLLALYGMLRTLREKNVLGFLFGLGTAAVFGWFTVMTILHHGIPTGTH, encoded by the coding sequence ATGGGTACAGTCATTATTTTTGCGCTCGTGACGTTGCTCGCCCTTTACGGCATGCTCCGCACGCTGCGCGAGAAAAATGTGCTCGGATTTTTATTTGGGCTTGGCACAGCGGCGGTTTTCGGCTGGTTTACAGTGATGACGATTTTGCACCACGGCATTCCGACAGGCACACACTGA
- a CDS encoding Gamma-D-glutamyl-L-diamino acid endopeptidase 1 — MRVQAWPGDTLEKYGQWFSVPTELIVDANPHVDKGRLRPGQTVSIPGYGVIESWETLSRSLSLPIEALRRMPGAMAVIDGTAPLPMRIAAPVVRSVRPYDFAALTEDIDAIVRHYPFVRQRTIGYSVLGLPLVELQIGRGPVRVHMNGSFHANEWITTAVLMALIDDYVRALVNDDMLAGRRVLEYYHKTTLSVVPMVNPDGVNLVLNGPPEKEPHRSEAIRINGGSADFSQWKANIRGIDLNNQFPARWEIEQARKPPKGPAPRDFPGFAPLTEPEAKAMAALAEEGDFAMVVAFHTQGKEIYWGYEGLEPPEAEAAVKAMAEASGYQAIRYIDSHAGYRDWFIQTWRRRGYTVELGEGVNPLPLSQFAQIYRDSLGLFLAALEMA; from the coding sequence ATGCGCGTCCAAGCATGGCCTGGCGATACGCTTGAAAAATACGGGCAATGGTTTTCAGTGCCGACGGAGTTGATTGTAGACGCCAATCCACATGTCGACAAAGGAAGGCTGCGTCCCGGACAGACAGTCTCTATTCCGGGATATGGCGTCATCGAGTCATGGGAAACACTCTCCCGCAGTCTATCGCTGCCGATCGAGGCGCTGCGGCGGATGCCGGGGGCGATGGCGGTCATTGACGGAACAGCGCCGCTGCCTATGCGGATCGCCGCTCCTGTCGTTCGCAGCGTCCGGCCGTACGATTTTGCCGCTTTGACGGAGGATATTGACGCGATCGTCCGCCATTACCCGTTTGTGCGCCAGCGGACGATCGGATACAGCGTGCTCGGTTTGCCGCTTGTTGAGCTGCAAATCGGCCGCGGCCCGGTGCGCGTCCATATGAACGGATCGTTCCATGCCAACGAATGGATTACAACGGCAGTATTAATGGCGCTCATCGACGACTATGTGCGGGCGCTTGTCAATGACGACATGTTGGCCGGCCGCCGGGTTCTCGAGTATTACCATAAAACGACTCTTTCCGTCGTGCCGATGGTCAATCCCGATGGCGTCAATCTTGTGTTGAACGGTCCTCCCGAGAAGGAGCCGCACCGGAGTGAAGCCATCCGCATTAACGGTGGGTCCGCTGATTTTTCCCAGTGGAAAGCGAACATTCGTGGCATCGACTTAAACAACCAGTTTCCGGCCCGCTGGGAAATTGAACAGGCGCGCAAACCGCCAAAGGGACCGGCGCCGCGTGATTTTCCCGGCTTCGCCCCACTCACCGAGCCGGAGGCGAAAGCGATGGCAGCGCTGGCTGAAGAAGGGGATTTTGCAATGGTTGTTGCGTTTCATACACAAGGAAAGGAGATTTATTGGGGGTACGAAGGATTGGAGCCGCCAGAAGCGGAGGCGGCCGTCAAGGCGATGGCCGAAGCGAGCGGATACCAAGCGATTCGCTATATTGACAGCCACGCCGGCTACCGCGACTGGTTCATTCAGACATGGCGGCGCAGAGGCTATACGGTCGAACTCGGAGAAGGGGTCAACCCGCTGCCGCTCTCGCAATTTGCGCAAATATACCGCGACAGCCTCGGTTTGTTTTTGGCTGCGCTCGAAATGGCTTGA
- the glcK gene encoding Glucokinase, with the protein MEQWLAGIDLGGTTTKMAFITEDGIIVHKWEIPTDTSNRGERIVAHIARSLDETLARLGGTKEQLLAIGIGAPGPVQEETGMLYEAVNLGWKHYPLKRQLEEETGLPVAVDNDANIAALGEMWKGAGGGARHLLFVTLGTGVGGGVIANGAIVRGTNGAGGEIGHMTMVADGGAPCNCGKTGCLETIASATGIVRIAGEKLAASERPSALRGGDVTAKAVFDAAKTGDALALEVVEEVTRYLGLALANAANVTNPEKIVIGGGVSKAGALLVEHVAAHFRRYAFPRVAAGAEIVLATLGNDAGVIGGAWLAKSLIGA; encoded by the coding sequence ATGGAACAATGGTTGGCAGGCATCGATCTTGGCGGCACGACGACGAAGATGGCGTTTATTACAGAAGACGGAATCATTGTACACAAATGGGAAATCCCAACAGACACGTCCAACCGCGGCGAACGGATCGTCGCCCATATCGCCCGGTCGTTGGATGAAACGCTCGCCCGGCTTGGCGGAACGAAAGAACAGCTGCTCGCCATCGGAATCGGCGCCCCCGGGCCGGTTCAGGAAGAAACAGGAATGCTGTATGAAGCGGTCAATCTAGGATGGAAACACTACCCCTTAAAACGACAGCTCGAAGAAGAGACAGGGCTGCCGGTGGCCGTCGACAATGACGCGAATATCGCCGCCCTCGGCGAAATGTGGAAAGGGGCCGGGGGAGGGGCGCGCCATTTGCTGTTTGTGACGCTCGGCACCGGCGTTGGCGGCGGCGTAATCGCCAACGGGGCCATCGTGCGCGGGACGAACGGCGCCGGTGGAGAAATCGGCCATATGACGATGGTTGCAGACGGCGGCGCGCCGTGCAACTGCGGCAAAACGGGCTGTTTGGAAACGATTGCGTCGGCGACCGGCATTGTGCGGATTGCCGGCGAAAAGCTGGCTGCCAGCGAGCGTCCGAGCGCGCTCCGCGGCGGCGATGTCACCGCCAAAGCTGTGTTTGACGCCGCCAAAACGGGGGATGCGCTTGCGCTTGAGGTTGTTGAGGAGGTGACGCGCTATCTCGGTTTGGCGTTGGCGAATGCGGCCAATGTGACCAATCCGGAGAAAATTGTGATCGGCGGCGGTGTCTCGAAGGCGGGGGCACTGCTCGTTGAGCATGTCGCCGCCCATTTCCGCCGCTATGCTTTTCCGCGTGTCGCCGCCGGAGCGGAGATCGTGCTGGCAACGCTCGGCAATGACGCCGGAGTCATCGGCGGCGCCTGGTTGGCGAAATCGCTCATCGGCGCCTAA
- the yqgQ gene encoding Uncharacterized protein conserved in bacteria — protein sequence MTMKTVYDVQQLLKQFGTIIYVGDRLADLELMEEEVKELYESQLIDVKQLQAALFVLRQEAQIEREKRMRKG from the coding sequence ATGACGATGAAGACAGTATACGATGTGCAACAGCTGCTCAAACAGTTTGGCACGATCATTTATGTCGGCGACCGGCTCGCCGATTTGGAGCTGATGGAGGAGGAAGTGAAAGAGCTGTACGAGTCTCAGCTCATCGATGTCAAACAATTGCAGGCTGCGTTATTTGTTTTGCGGCAGGAAGCGCAAATCGAGCGGGAAAAACGAATGAGAAAAGGATGA
- a CDS encoding Bacillus/Clostridium GerA spore germination protein has product MDKRVPKRPASCRLQDNAAYLAERLGVGKSFDVIRLDVEYGGRAMALFMIDGFVKDDILHYLMRNLSHLDEGELDADPLEKLLKRHLPYVEIGQTNDLEEAVAAVLAGPTALVVDGVDRILLIDARTYPVRGPQEPDTERVVRGARDGFVETIIFNTALIRRRVRDPSLRMEYVQVARRSKTDICICYIEEIADPELVRRVRESITAIDTDGLVMAEKTVEEFISGRHWNPYPVVRYTERPDTAAAHLYEGHVLVIVDGSPSVIITPATFWHHLQHAEEYRNKPIVGAYLRLVRFLAVWASVFLLPLWYLLMIEPELLPGPLQFLGKAKLGDIPLFAQILMIEIGMDMLRMAAIHTPSSLATALGLVAALMIGGIAVEVGLFSNEVILYFSVAAIGTFATPSYEMSLANRLVRIVLLILSGLFGLYGYVLGLTVWIISLARMSSFGIPYLWPFIPFSYRAMRDVLIRSPMPLKNRRPAILHPRDPDR; this is encoded by the coding sequence ATGGACAAACGTGTGCCGAAACGGCCAGCTTCATGCCGTCTCCAAGACAATGCGGCTTACTTAGCCGAGCGGCTTGGGGTCGGCAAAAGCTTTGATGTCATCCGCCTCGACGTCGAGTATGGCGGCCGGGCGATGGCATTGTTTATGATTGACGGGTTTGTGAAAGACGATATTTTGCATTATTTAATGAGAAATTTGTCCCATCTAGACGAGGGTGAACTGGACGCTGATCCGCTCGAAAAACTGTTAAAAAGGCATCTTCCTTATGTAGAAATCGGGCAAACGAACGATCTCGAGGAGGCGGTCGCCGCCGTGCTTGCCGGACCGACGGCGCTCGTCGTTGATGGCGTGGATCGCATCCTTTTAATTGACGCCCGCACGTATCCGGTGCGCGGCCCGCAGGAGCCGGACACTGAGCGGGTAGTGCGCGGGGCGCGCGACGGGTTTGTGGAAACGATCATCTTTAATACGGCTCTCATCCGCCGCCGCGTCCGCGACCCGTCGCTGCGGATGGAATATGTACAGGTGGCGCGCCGCTCGAAAACGGACATTTGCATTTGCTATATCGAGGAAATAGCCGACCCAGAACTCGTTCGCCGCGTTCGGGAATCGATTACCGCCATTGACACAGACGGGCTGGTTATGGCTGAGAAAACGGTGGAAGAGTTTATTTCCGGACGGCATTGGAATCCGTACCCGGTTGTCCGCTATACGGAACGCCCTGATACGGCAGCGGCCCATTTGTACGAAGGGCATGTGCTTGTGATCGTCGATGGATCGCCAAGTGTCATTATTACCCCGGCAACGTTTTGGCATCATTTGCAGCACGCTGAAGAGTACCGGAATAAGCCGATCGTCGGGGCGTATTTGCGGCTCGTTCGCTTTTTGGCTGTCTGGGCGTCGGTGTTTTTGCTGCCGCTTTGGTATTTGCTCATGATCGAGCCGGAACTGCTGCCGGGGCCGCTGCAGTTTTTAGGAAAGGCGAAATTAGGCGATATTCCGCTTTTTGCCCAAATTTTGATGATCGAAATCGGCATGGATATGCTGCGAATGGCCGCCATTCATACGCCGTCCTCGCTGGCGACAGCGCTCGGTTTGGTGGCGGCGCTTATGATCGGCGGCATTGCCGTGGAGGTCGGCCTCTTTTCCAACGAAGTGATTTTATATTTCTCGGTTGCCGCCATCGGCACGTTTGCGACGCCAAGCTATGAAATGAGCTTGGCGAACCGGCTCGTCCGCATTGTTTTGCTGATCTTGTCCGGCCTGTTCGGCCTGTACGGCTATGTGCTCGGCCTTACCGTTTGGATCATCTCCTTGGCCCGGATGTCGTCGTTTGGCATCCCGTATTTATGGCCGTTTATTCCGTTTTCTTATCGGGCGATGCGCGATGTGCTCATCCGCTCGCCGATGCCGCTGAAAAACCGGCGGCCGGCCATTCTTCATCCGCGCGACCCTGACCGCTGA